The following are encoded in a window of Fusarium oxysporum f. sp. lycopersici 4287 chromosome 5, whole genome shotgun sequence genomic DNA:
- a CDS encoding alcohol dehydrogenase produces the protein MSRSRNGNPGKRSFSAFQYPYSLQREAKLVIRYYHSHSNWYNFVSLTRHHILCTQPTPTMVKSMRFRDLQVPTPGFGAMGISFALGNDLSYDEAEPVLLEALEQGCTFWDTAVSYGPGKNEKILGDFIRKHNCRDKIFIASKCGIAAFEDGSVTNSTEHITTYIEGTIERLGFTPDLYYIHRMDPNTPLEESIPALDSLRKQGKTKYIGLSECSAETLRNANSIARIDAVQAEYSAFETIHETDGLIDTARELDIEFIAYGPLGHGWLVENFPYQTPEDFAPEDYRRQIPKWQGENFYANKRIADGFRELAKRKKCTLPQVALAWVAAQGMISIPGTTKPERLVENFASRDIELTEEEIRDMRKLVDALKPQGDRYNEVAMRNIGK, from the exons ATGTCGCGTAGTCGGAATGGAAACCCCGGTAAGCGTTCATTTTCAGCTTTTCAATACCCTTATTCCTTGCAAAGAGAGGCTAAACTCGTCATACGGTACTACCACTCACATTCGAATTGGTACAATTTCGTCAGCCTCACACGACACCACATCCTGTGCACacagccaacaccaacaatgGTCAAGTCAATGCGCTTCCGAGACTTGCAAGTCCCTACGCCAGGCTTTGGTGCCATGGGCATCAGCTTCGCACTAGGCAATGACCTCAGTTACGATGAGGCCGAGCCCGTGTTGCTGGAAGCATTGGAACAGGGTTGTACATTCTGGGATACTGCT GTTTCTTACGGTCCTGGAAAGAATGAGAAGATCCTCGGTGACTTTATCAGAAAGCACAACTGTCGCGATAAAATTTTCA TTGCATCAAAGTGTGGTATTGCTGCTTTTGAAGACGGATCAGTGACCAACTCGACTGAGCATATCACGACATATATCGAGGGAACAATCGAAAGACTAGGGTTTACTCCCGACTTGTACTATATTCACCGCATGGATCCAA ATACACCACTTGAAGAATCCATCCCTGCTCTCGATTCCCTCCGCAAACAAGGCAAAACAAAGTACATCGGTTTATCTGAATGCTCTGCTGAGACGCTGCGAAATGCAAACTCAA TCGCCAGAATCGACGCCGTCCAAGCAGAATATTCCGCTTTCGAAACGATCCACGAGACCGACGGTCTGATCGACACAGCCCGTGAGCTCGACATCGAGTTTATAGCTTATGGTCCCCTCGGCCACGGATGGCTCGTAGAGAACTTCCCCTACCAAACGCCCGAAGACTTTGCCCCCGAAGATTACAGACGCCAGA TTCCTAAATGGCAAGGCGAGAACTTTTATGCCAACAAGAGAATCGCCGATGGTTTCCGCGAGCTCGCCAAGCGTAAGAAGTGTACATTGCCCCAGGTTGCTCTTGCGTGGGTCGCAGCGCAGGGCATGATTTCAATCCCGGGCACGACGAAGCCGGAGCGTTTGGTAGAGAACTTTGCGTCGAGGGATATAGAGCTtacggaggaggagatcaGGGATATGAGGAAGTTGGTTGATGCTTTGAAACCGCAGGGGGATAGGTATAATGAGGTCGCCATGAGGAACATTGGTAAATAA